The following coding sequences lie in one Halogeometricum rufum genomic window:
- a CDS encoding DUF7508 domain-containing protein has protein sequence MSLRKRWRPLERATVGAAPDAYGVVEFGDDDGEVVRAAAGFLPDELREELSYGDAAKVRWKRAQSRDHAERLLADL, from the coding sequence ATGTCGCTCCGGAAACGCTGGCGACCGCTCGAACGGGCGACGGTCGGGGCGGCGCCGGACGCCTACGGCGTCGTCGAGTTCGGCGACGACGACGGCGAGGTGGTCCGCGCCGCCGCCGGCTTCCTGCCCGACGAACTCCGCGAGGAACTCTCCTACGGCGACGCGGCGAAGGTCCGCTGGAAGCGAGCGCAGTCGCGCGACCACGCCGAACGCCTCCTCGCCGACCTGTAG
- a CDS encoding class I SAM-dependent methyltransferase, protein MDYDEDSAADEAYQTCVSYIVEHAPIERDDTVVDVGTGTGIVALELASKCDRVLGRDIDDEWLRYAREKAAERGVENVSFDHGSFREPNVEEAVDVVVASYALYMAYDEGGEGTLRAAIEGISSLNPRHLVVADKMFFGPPEPRGGYETLPRMGTVANLLADTGFTLTDVEIVSGSAGVLVASRTSG, encoded by the coding sequence ATGGACTACGACGAGGACAGCGCGGCGGACGAGGCGTACCAGACGTGCGTTTCGTACATCGTCGAACACGCACCGATCGAACGCGACGATACGGTGGTTGACGTGGGGACCGGAACCGGAATCGTCGCGCTTGAACTCGCATCGAAGTGCGACCGCGTCCTCGGGCGCGACATCGACGACGAGTGGCTTCGATATGCTCGGGAGAAGGCAGCGGAGAGAGGCGTCGAAAACGTCTCGTTCGACCACGGTTCGTTTCGGGAACCGAACGTCGAGGAGGCGGTGGATGTCGTCGTCGCGAGTTACGCGCTCTACATGGCGTACGACGAGGGCGGTGAGGGGACGTTACGGGCCGCAATCGAGGGTATCTCGTCGCTCAACCCCCGCCACCTCGTCGTTGCCGATAAGATGTTCTTCGGGCCACCGGAGCCCCGGGGCGGCTACGAAACACTCCCGCGGATGGGGACTGTTGCGAACCTGCTCGCCGATACGGGCTTCACGCTCACCGACGTGGAAATCGTCAGTGGTTCCGCGGGCGTCCTCGTCGCTTCTCGAACGAGTGGGTGA
- a CDS encoding CDC48 family AAA ATPase: MADDEGLELTVRGAEKRDAGRGIARLPEGARQRLGVLSGDTVVVEGGRETVAKVWPAGGGTPDGVVLIDADTRANADAKIGETVHVRKVDVEDAASVTLSMPDDVAFSDDDRAVELIKRAIQDRPIQSGGQIRFESLSSDPFVVSETSPDGMVRVTSSTRLKLTKEGRVSRVVTSVSGGEDEDAPTGVTYEDIGGLDEELDLVREMIELPLSEPEVFAHLGVDPPKGVLLHGPPGTGKTLIAKAVATEVDATFITISGPEIMSKFKGESEEKLREKFEEARQNAPAIVFFDEIDSIAGKRDDGGDVENRVVGQLLSLMDGLAARGDVIVIGATNRVDSLDPALRRGGRFDREIEIGVPNEVGRREILEVHTRRMPLAEDVDVDRLAARTHGFVGADLESLAKEAAMTALRRARRGGETISFGELEVTREDFEAAMASVEPSAMREYVAEAPTTTFDDVGGLEEAKRTLERSVTWPLTYAPLFEAANTTPPSGVLLHGPPGTGKTLLARSIAGESGVNFIHVAGPELLDRYVGESEKSVREVFERARQAAPAIVFFDEIDAIAANRDAMGSDSGVGERVVSQLLTELDRLVDNPNVVVLAATNRKDALDPALLRPGRLESHVLVPDPDVDARRAILGVHTREKPLSDDVDLDELAAHMDGLSGADIQAVCREATMRAIEEVADAYEGAEANEHADEILVTQEHFDAALALVTPAEE, encoded by the coding sequence ATGGCAGACGACGAGGGCCTCGAACTCACCGTTCGCGGGGCGGAGAAGCGAGACGCCGGGCGGGGCATCGCTCGCCTCCCCGAGGGGGCGCGGCAGCGTCTCGGCGTCCTCAGCGGCGACACGGTGGTCGTCGAAGGGGGCCGCGAGACGGTGGCGAAAGTGTGGCCCGCCGGCGGCGGGACGCCCGACGGCGTCGTCCTCATCGACGCCGACACGCGGGCGAACGCCGACGCGAAGATAGGCGAGACGGTACACGTCCGGAAGGTGGACGTCGAGGACGCCGCGTCGGTGACGCTGTCGATGCCCGACGACGTGGCGTTCTCCGACGACGACCGGGCGGTCGAACTCATCAAGCGGGCGATTCAGGACCGCCCCATCCAGTCGGGCGGACAGATTCGCTTCGAGTCGCTGAGTTCGGACCCGTTCGTCGTCAGCGAGACGTCGCCGGACGGCATGGTCCGCGTCACGTCGTCGACGCGGCTGAAACTCACCAAGGAGGGCCGCGTGAGTCGCGTCGTCACCAGCGTCTCCGGCGGCGAGGACGAGGACGCTCCGACCGGCGTCACCTACGAGGACATCGGCGGCCTCGACGAGGAGTTGGACCTCGTCCGCGAGATGATCGAACTCCCCCTGTCGGAACCGGAGGTGTTCGCCCACCTCGGCGTGGACCCGCCGAAGGGCGTCCTCCTGCACGGCCCGCCGGGCACCGGGAAGACGCTCATCGCGAAGGCCGTCGCCACCGAGGTGGACGCGACGTTCATCACCATCTCCGGCCCGGAGATAATGTCGAAGTTCAAGGGCGAGTCCGAGGAGAAACTCAGAGAGAAGTTCGAGGAGGCGCGGCAGAACGCGCCGGCCATCGTCTTCTTCGACGAGATAGACTCCATCGCGGGCAAGCGCGACGACGGCGGCGACGTGGAGAACCGCGTCGTCGGCCAACTGCTCAGCCTGATGGACGGGCTGGCCGCCCGCGGCGACGTCATCGTCATCGGCGCGACCAACCGCGTGGACTCGCTCGACCCCGCACTCCGTCGCGGCGGTCGGTTCGACCGCGAAATCGAAATCGGCGTCCCGAACGAGGTGGGGCGCCGGGAGATTCTGGAGGTCCACACCCGACGGATGCCGCTCGCAGAGGACGTGGACGTGGACCGCCTCGCCGCGCGGACCCACGGCTTCGTCGGGGCGGACCTCGAATCGCTGGCGAAGGAGGCGGCGATGACCGCCCTCCGTCGCGCCCGCCGCGGCGGCGAGACGATTTCGTTCGGCGAGTTGGAGGTCACCCGCGAGGACTTCGAGGCGGCGATGGCGAGCGTCGAACCGTCGGCGATGCGCGAGTACGTCGCCGAGGCACCGACGACGACGTTCGACGACGTGGGCGGACTGGAAGAGGCGAAGCGGACGCTGGAGCGAAGCGTCACGTGGCCGCTCACGTACGCGCCGTTGTTCGAGGCGGCGAACACGACGCCGCCGTCGGGCGTCCTCCTGCACGGCCCGCCGGGCACCGGGAAGACGCTGCTCGCGCGGTCCATCGCCGGCGAGAGCGGCGTCAACTTCATCCACGTCGCCGGGCCGGAACTGCTCGACCGGTACGTCGGCGAGTCCGAGAAGTCCGTCCGAGAGGTGTTCGAACGCGCCCGGCAGGCCGCGCCCGCCATCGTCTTCTTCGACGAGATAGACGCCATCGCGGCGAACCGCGACGCGATGGGGTCTGACTCGGGCGTCGGCGAACGCGTCGTCTCCCAACTGCTGACCGAGTTGGACAGGCTGGTGGACAACCCGAACGTCGTCGTCCTCGCGGCCACGAACCGCAAGGACGCCCTCGACCCGGCCCTCCTCCGGCCGGGCCGCCTCGAGTCGCACGTCCTCGTCCCCGACCCGGACGTGGACGCGCGGCGGGCCATCCTCGGCGTCCACACCCGCGAGAAACCGCTCTCCGACGACGTGGACCTCGACGAACTCGCGGCGCACATGGACGGCCTCTCCGGCGCGGACATCCAGGCGGTCTGCCGCGAGGCGACGATGCGGGCCATCGAGGAGGTGGCCGACGCCTACGAGGGCGCAGAGGCGAACGAACACGCCGACGAGATACTCGTCACGCAGGAACACTTCGACGCCGCCCTCGCCCTCGTCACGCCCGCCGAGGAGTAG
- a CDS encoding CopG family ribbon-helix-helix protein produces the protein MRTSFNIPDEMVEEFDRVWQEQGIENRSRAVREAMLEYIESHSRLEDTSGEVVALVAFDYRHDEVIQELHDVQHDYPDVILSTSHTHQGEWCLESLFCRGPAERVRELTYRLRDFDGVRRVKVMVIRDSVE, from the coding sequence ATGCGAACGAGCTTCAACATCCCGGACGAGATGGTCGAGGAGTTCGACCGTGTTTGGCAGGAACAGGGGATAGAAAACCGGTCGCGGGCGGTCAGAGAGGCGATGCTGGAGTACATCGAGTCCCACTCTCGCCTCGAGGATACGAGCGGCGAAGTCGTCGCTCTGGTCGCGTTCGACTATCGACACGACGAGGTGATACAGGAACTGCACGACGTCCAGCACGACTACCCGGACGTGATTCTCAGCACGAGTCACACCCATCAGGGCGAGTGGTGTCTCGAATCGCTGTTCTGTCGGGGGCCCGCAGAGCGAGTGCGCGAACTCACCTATCGGCTCCGAGACTTCGACGGCGTGCGCCGAGTGAAGGTGATGGTAATCCGCGACAGCGTCGAGTGA
- a CDS encoding DUF5796 family protein — protein sequence MSARNDVPPSTLGVELLDHGVQVEYTDGRTTLYHGVPEAVTGTLTTRPATETHVLVTDPTETEGVMIYVNDLKTHDDILESSGVGRVILEPDEEEELFPGVTVRRTEGMRTEVEADPEVARGRVFVFEEDDWGESSYEFVTE from the coding sequence ATGAGCGCGCGAAACGACGTGCCGCCGAGCACCCTCGGCGTGGAACTGCTCGACCACGGCGTGCAGGTCGAGTACACCGACGGGCGGACGACTCTCTATCACGGCGTGCCGGAGGCGGTGACCGGGACGCTCACCACCCGACCGGCGACGGAGACGCACGTCCTCGTGACGGACCCGACGGAGACGGAGGGCGTGATGATATACGTGAACGACCTGAAGACGCACGACGACATCCTCGAGTCCTCCGGCGTCGGTCGCGTCATCCTCGAACCGGACGAGGAGGAGGAACTGTTCCCGGGCGTCACCGTCCGCCGGACCGAGGGGATGCGAACCGAAGTCGAGGCGGACCCGGAGGTGGCCCGCGGGCGCGTGTTCGTCTTCGAGGAGGACGACTGGGGGGAGTCCTCCTACGAGTTCGTGACCGAGTGA
- a CDS encoding MaoC family dehydratase — protein MDATPVSDADATLSYEALAVGDTFDAERTTTLTEDDITAFAGEYDPQPFHLDREAGAASMFDGLVASGLHTYCACNRLATEAFFSRVAFMGGRGVDDLRWQRPVRPGDTLSASVEVVSKRPSESNPERGYVDVAVTGTNGDDETVVTWTVLGMVRREA, from the coding sequence ATGGACGCGACGCCGGTATCCGACGCCGACGCGACGCTCTCGTACGAGGCACTCGCCGTCGGCGACACGTTCGACGCCGAACGGACGACGACGCTCACGGAGGACGACATCACCGCCTTCGCGGGCGAGTACGACCCGCAACCGTTCCACCTCGACCGCGAGGCGGGCGCGGCGTCGATGTTCGACGGCCTCGTCGCCAGCGGACTCCACACCTACTGCGCCTGCAACCGACTGGCGACGGAGGCGTTCTTCTCTCGCGTCGCCTTCATGGGCGGCCGCGGCGTCGACGACCTGCGGTGGCAGCGACCCGTCCGACCGGGCGACACGCTCTCCGCCTCGGTCGAAGTCGTCTCCAAGCGCCCCTCCGAGTCGAACCCCGAACGCGGCTACGTCGACGTGGCCGTGACCGGCACGAACGGCGACGACGAGACGGTGGTGACGTGGACGGTGCTGGGGATGGTCCGGCGCGAGGCGTGA
- a CDS encoding chorismate mutase: MTRDTQRTTDQTEKLPDDMSLDELRTEIADIDREIVELIARRTYVADTVAQVKDERDLPTTDEGQEEVVMDRAGENAERFEVDSNLVKAIFRLLIELNKVEQRESR; encoded by the coding sequence ATGACACGAGACACACAGCGGACGACCGACCAGACGGAGAAACTGCCCGACGACATGAGCCTCGACGAACTGCGGACCGAAATCGCGGACATCGACCGCGAGATAGTCGAACTCATCGCCCGCCGGACGTACGTCGCCGACACCGTGGCGCAGGTGAAAGACGAACGCGACCTGCCGACCACCGACGAGGGGCAGGAGGAAGTCGTGATGGACCGCGCCGGCGAGAACGCAGAGCGCTTCGAGGTGGACTCGAACCTCGTGAAAGCCATCTTCCGACTGCTCATCGAATTGAACAAGGTGGAACAGAGAGAAAGTCGGTAG
- a CDS encoding class I SAM-dependent methyltransferase: protein MPDDALGTAMWDYLRGDYDGSCVHRDPATGETWDARVEHHYFEPYAGWSDEAKAFADGLETPLLDAGCGAGKHARVVSLRGRVVAFDASPMAVRTARARGVDAFVADMFRPPVRADRFETALVNGTQATLAQSGAELRDFLGELARVTTATGDAWVDSYDPTRAAGSHGHRETDEAGVGRRRFRVEYRGRDLVGPRLSFRTFSPDRLRDTCEGTAWSVAEVRRYGDVGYFRARLAK from the coding sequence ATGCCGGACGACGCTCTCGGCACGGCGATGTGGGACTACCTGCGCGGCGACTACGACGGGTCCTGCGTCCACCGCGACCCGGCGACGGGAGAGACGTGGGACGCGCGGGTCGAACACCACTACTTCGAGCCGTACGCGGGGTGGAGCGACGAGGCGAAGGCGTTCGCGGACGGGTTAGAGACGCCCCTCCTCGACGCCGGGTGCGGGGCGGGCAAGCACGCCCGAGTCGTCTCGCTCCGCGGGCGCGTCGTCGCCTTCGACGCGAGTCCGATGGCCGTCCGGACGGCCCGCGCCCGCGGCGTGGACGCGTTCGTCGCCGACATGTTCCGCCCGCCCGTCCGCGCGGACCGCTTCGAGACTGCGCTCGTGAACGGGACGCAGGCGACGCTCGCGCAGTCGGGCGCCGAACTCCGCGACTTCCTCGGCGAACTCGCGCGAGTCACGACGGCGACGGGCGACGCGTGGGTGGACTCGTACGACCCGACCCGGGCCGCCGGGTCGCACGGCCACCGCGAGACGGACGAGGCGGGCGTCGGTCGCCGGCGGTTCCGCGTGGAGTACCGCGGCCGCGACCTGGTCGGCCCGCGACTCTCGTTTCGGACGTTCTCGCCGGACCGACTCCGCGACACCTGCGAGGGGACGGCGTGGTCCGTCGCCGAGGTGCGGCGCTACGGCGACGTCGGGTACTTCAGGGCGCGTCTGGCGAAGTGA
- a CDS encoding shikimate kinase, which yields MHGRAVALGAGTILNALSTGVGSAFAIDAETTATVELDDSESVRGSVAEDADADTRLVERCVELAVERYGDDDHGGTVRTESDVPMAAGLKSSSAAANATVLATADALGADPDRTEACRLGVRAARDVGVTVTGAFDDASASMLGGATVTDNDADELLARDPVEWDVLVWTPDERAYSADADVDACANVAPMAELVAELALDGRYGEAMTVNGLAFSAALGFPTDPAVEAMPHAAGVSLSGTGPSVVAVAEPGDSSLERVRALWAERDGTTWLTTTRNDGAYVR from the coding sequence ATGCACGGCCGCGCAGTCGCACTCGGGGCGGGGACGATTCTGAACGCCCTCTCGACGGGCGTGGGGTCGGCGTTCGCCATCGACGCGGAGACCACCGCCACCGTCGAACTCGACGACTCCGAGTCGGTCCGGGGGTCCGTCGCGGAGGACGCCGACGCCGACACCAGACTCGTCGAACGATGCGTCGAACTCGCAGTCGAACGGTACGGCGACGACGACCACGGCGGGACCGTCCGCACCGAGAGCGACGTGCCGATGGCCGCGGGCCTGAAGAGTTCGAGCGCCGCGGCGAACGCGACGGTGCTGGCCACCGCGGACGCCCTCGGCGCCGACCCCGACCGGACCGAGGCCTGCCGACTCGGCGTGCGGGCCGCCCGCGACGTCGGCGTCACCGTGACCGGCGCGTTCGACGACGCCTCCGCGTCGATGCTCGGCGGCGCGACGGTGACGGACAACGACGCCGACGAACTGCTCGCCCGCGACCCGGTCGAGTGGGACGTCCTCGTCTGGACGCCCGACGAACGCGCATACAGCGCCGACGCGGACGTGGACGCCTGCGCGAACGTCGCGCCGATGGCCGAACTGGTCGCCGAACTCGCCCTCGACGGTCGCTACGGCGAGGCGATGACGGTCAACGGACTGGCGTTCTCGGCCGCGCTGGGGTTCCCCACCGACCCCGCCGTGGAGGCGATGCCGCACGCGGCCGGCGTCTCCCTCTCGGGCACCGGCCCGAGCGTCGTCGCGGTGGCCGAACCGGGCGACTCGTCGCTCGAACGGGTGCGGGCCCTGTGGGCCGAACGGGACGGCACGACGTGGCTGACGACGACGCGAAACGACGGAGCATACGTACGATGA
- a CDS encoding DUF7128 family protein: protein MVSTTEKDGATWYRCDECGLMFDAESDAQTHETNCDSDDDSPSYLQ, encoded by the coding sequence ATGGTGTCCACGACGGAGAAAGACGGCGCGACGTGGTACCGCTGTGACGAGTGCGGGCTGATGTTCGACGCCGAATCCGACGCGCAGACGCACGAGACGAACTGCGACAGCGACGACGACAGTCCGTCGTACCTCCAGTAG
- a CDS encoding VOC family protein: MTATSDAGALPDGTRLGRTALRVSDLGEVTAFYRDVVGLGVLHRAETTAVLGVDESPLLVLEGDGDAPERGRTRAGLYHNAFRLPSRGALGDALRRVRDRWHLDGASDHRVSEALYLTDPEGNGVELYRDFPRDAWPVTDDGTVRMSTDPLDLDAVEAAAAGRSDAPPDTDVGHVHLETTSLESFRSFYVDTVGFEMQMSVPAASFVSAGGYHHHVAANTWNRRTEPVRGRGLSWFEVVVPDSTAFDALRERFAERGRRPAETDDGFAVTDPDGNEVRFRGC, encoded by the coding sequence GTGACGGCCACCTCGGACGCGGGCGCGCTCCCGGACGGGACGCGTCTCGGGCGGACGGCGCTCCGCGTCTCTGATCTCGGGGAAGTGACCGCGTTCTACCGCGACGTCGTCGGACTCGGCGTCCTCCACCGCGCGGAGACGACTGCGGTCCTCGGCGTCGACGAGTCGCCGCTACTCGTCTTGGAGGGGGACGGAGACGCACCCGAACGGGGCCGGACGCGCGCGGGCCTCTATCACAACGCGTTCAGACTCCCCTCGCGCGGGGCCCTCGGCGACGCACTGCGGCGAGTGCGGGACCGGTGGCACCTCGACGGCGCCTCCGACCACCGCGTCAGCGAAGCCCTGTACCTCACCGACCCGGAGGGGAACGGCGTCGAACTGTACCGCGACTTCCCGCGCGACGCGTGGCCCGTGACCGACGACGGCACCGTCCGGATGAGCACCGACCCCCTGGACCTCGACGCCGTCGAAGCCGCCGCCGCGGGCCGGTCGGACGCGCCGCCGGACACGGACGTCGGGCACGTCCACCTCGAGACCACCTCGCTGGAGTCGTTCCGGTCGTTCTACGTGGACACCGTCGGCTTCGAGATGCAGATGTCGGTCCCCGCCGCGTCCTTCGTCTCGGCGGGCGGGTACCACCACCACGTCGCGGCGAACACCTGGAACCGCCGGACGGAGCCCGTTCGGGGCCGCGGTCTGTCGTGGTTCGAGGTGGTCGTGCCGGATTCGACCGCGTTCGACGCGCTTCGAGAACGGTTCGCAGAGCGCGGCCGTCGGCCGGCCGAGACGGACGACGGGTTCGCCGTCACCGACCCGGACGGTAACGAGGTCCGGTTCAGGGGCTGCTAG
- a CDS encoding DEAD/DEAH box helicase, with protein sequence MADATRVQGMDAFTALGETVRAALSERGFTTPTEPQRRAIPPLAAGNDALVIAPTGTGKTETAMLPVLDAIVESDAEDRAGISALYVTPLRALNRDMRERLDWWGAELDVEVDVRHGDTTQYQRQKQANDPPDVLVTTPETLQAMLTGEKLRKALSDVRHVVVDEVHELASAKRGAQLTVGLERLRALAGPFQRIGLSATVGSPEEVGKFLTGDRGFDIVEVEAGSKVEFTVVHPEVTREDQTLAGQLATEDEMASHVRAIRDIVRDHESTLVFVNTRQTAEALGSRFKALDEPIELHHGSLSKDVRIDVEDRFKSGELDGLVCTSSMELGIDVGRVDHVVQYGSPREVSRLLQRVGRAGHRRDQTSHGTIVTSSPDDTHEALAIARKAEAGEVEPARIHHASLDTVANQIVGVVMDYGEVSARETYDLVTAAYPFRDVDEETFREIVRELSSNRLLWVNEEKDLLEKSGGTWQYFYANLSMIPDEETYDVYDMSSRGQIGTLDERFVVNFAEPGASFIQRGEMWRINDIDDDEARVNVTPIEDPSGEVPSWTGSEIPVPAHVAGEVGEIRETAARQFEMGGERNAVARDFLGRYPTDERTVSKSLRPTERQVEAGLPVPTADRLVLEGQGRNVVLNSPYGHRVNETLGRMLAALVGQRTGSSVGIETDAYRVEFEVPPSASVHDFTEVLETTDPDHVEGVLELALKHSESLKFTLAQVAAKFGALKRYQGNQRFGGDRLLAALEDTPVYDEAVREVFHVDLAVAETAELLRRIQTGEVALETARERTPIGIDGRSSGRELLVPENADASVIQAVKERIRNDRVILLCLHCTDWKTTRKVRRVRDQPECPECGATRIACLNPWDDETVKAVRANDPDEEQERLKRRAYRSASLVQSHGRKAVVALAARGVGPQTAARIIGNLREDEDDFYRDILEQERQYARTQSFWD encoded by the coding sequence ATGGCAGACGCGACCCGCGTGCAGGGGATGGACGCGTTCACCGCCCTCGGCGAGACGGTCCGCGCGGCGCTCTCCGAACGCGGATTCACGACGCCCACGGAGCCACAGCGACGCGCGATTCCCCCGCTCGCCGCCGGGAACGACGCCCTCGTCATCGCCCCCACCGGGACGGGCAAGACGGAGACGGCGATGCTCCCGGTCCTCGACGCGATCGTCGAATCTGACGCCGAGGACCGGGCGGGCATCTCGGCGCTGTACGTCACGCCGCTTCGCGCGCTGAACCGCGACATGCGGGAGCGACTCGACTGGTGGGGCGCGGAACTCGACGTCGAGGTGGACGTGCGGCACGGCGACACCACGCAGTACCAGCGACAGAAGCAGGCGAACGACCCGCCGGACGTGCTGGTGACGACGCCCGAGACGCTGCAGGCGATGCTGACGGGCGAGAAGTTGCGAAAGGCGCTGTCGGACGTGCGGCACGTCGTCGTCGACGAGGTGCACGAACTCGCCTCGGCCAAGCGCGGCGCGCAGTTGACCGTCGGACTCGAACGCCTCCGCGCGCTGGCGGGCCCGTTCCAGCGCATCGGCCTCTCGGCGACGGTGGGGTCGCCCGAGGAAGTCGGGAAGTTCCTCACCGGCGACCGCGGGTTCGACATCGTCGAGGTGGAGGCCGGCAGCAAGGTGGAGTTCACCGTCGTCCACCCCGAGGTGACCCGCGAGGACCAGACGCTGGCCGGTCAGTTGGCCACGGAGGACGAGATGGCCAGCCACGTCCGGGCCATCCGCGACATCGTGCGCGACCACGAGTCGACGCTCGTGTTCGTCAACACCAGACAGACCGCGGAGGCCCTCGGCTCGCGCTTCAAGGCGCTCGACGAACCGATCGAACTCCACCACGGGTCGCTGTCGAAGGACGTGCGAATCGACGTGGAGGACCGGTTCAAGTCCGGCGAGTTGGACGGCCTCGTCTGCACCTCCTCGATGGAACTCGGCATCGACGTGGGGCGGGTGGACCACGTCGTCCAGTACGGCAGTCCGCGCGAGGTGTCGCGCCTCCTCCAGCGCGTCGGCCGGGCGGGCCACCGCCGCGACCAGACCTCCCACGGGACCATCGTCACCTCCTCGCCGGACGACACCCACGAGGCGTTGGCCATCGCGCGGAAGGCCGAGGCGGGTGAGGTCGAACCCGCGCGCATCCACCACGCGAGCCTCGACACCGTGGCGAACCAGATAGTCGGCGTCGTGATGGACTACGGCGAGGTGTCCGCGCGGGAGACGTACGATCTGGTCACCGCCGCGTACCCGTTCCGCGACGTGGACGAGGAGACGTTCCGCGAGATAGTGCGAGAGCTGTCGAGCAACCGCCTGCTGTGGGTGAACGAGGAGAAGGACCTGTTAGAGAAGTCCGGCGGCACCTGGCAGTACTTCTACGCGAACCTGTCGATGATACCCGACGAGGAGACGTACGACGTGTACGACATGTCCTCGCGCGGGCAGATAGGGACGCTCGACGAACGGTTCGTCGTCAACTTCGCCGAACCGGGCGCGTCGTTCATCCAGCGCGGCGAGATGTGGCGCATCAACGACATCGACGACGACGAGGCGCGGGTGAACGTCACGCCCATCGAGGACCCCTCGGGCGAGGTGCCGTCGTGGACCGGGAGCGAGATACCCGTCCCCGCGCACGTCGCCGGAGAGGTCGGCGAGATTCGAGAGACGGCGGCCCGGCAGTTCGAGATGGGCGGCGAACGGAACGCCGTCGCGCGCGACTTCCTCGGGCGCTACCCGACGGACGAGCGCACCGTCTCGAAGTCGCTGCGGCCCACGGAACGACAGGTCGAGGCCGGGTTGCCGGTGCCGACGGCCGACCGACTCGTCCTCGAGGGGCAGGGGCGGAACGTCGTCCTCAACTCCCCGTACGGCCACCGCGTCAACGAGACGCTGGGACGGATGCTGGCCGCTCTCGTCGGCCAGCGCACCGGGTCTTCGGTCGGTATCGAGACGGACGCCTACCGCGTCGAGTTCGAGGTGCCGCCGAGCGCCTCGGTCCACGACTTCACGGAGGTGTTGGAGACGACGGACCCAGACCACGTCGAAGGCGTCCTCGAACTCGCCCTGAAACACTCCGAGTCGCTGAAGTTCACGCTGGCGCAGGTGGCGGCGAAGTTCGGCGCGCTGAAGCGCTATCAGGGGAACCAGCGGTTCGGCGGCGACAGACTGCTGGCGGCCCTCGAAGACACGCCCGTCTACGACGAGGCGGTCCGGGAGGTGTTCCACGTCGACCTGGCCGTCGCGGAGACGGCCGAGTTGCTCCGGCGGATTCAGACCGGCGAGGTGGCGCTGGAGACGGCGCGGGAACGCACGCCCATCGGTATCGACGGCCGGTCCAGCGGGCGGGAACTCCTCGTTCCCGAGAACGCCGACGCGAGCGTCATCCAGGCCGTCAAGGAGCGAATCCGGAACGACCGGGTCATCCTCCTGTGCCTGCACTGCACCGACTGGAAGACGACGCGGAAGGTGCGCCGCGTCCGCGACCAGCCGGAGTGTCCGGAGTGCGGCGCGACCCGAATCGCCTGCCTGAACCCGTGGGACGACGAGACGGTGAAGGCCGTCCGCGCGAACGACCCCGACGAGGAGCAGGAGCGACTGAAGAGGCGGGCGTACCGGTCCGCCAGTCTGGTCCAGAGCCACGGGCGGAAGGCCGTCGTCGCCCTCGCCGCCCGGGGCGTCGGCCCGCAGACGGCGGCGCGCATCATCGGTAACCTCCGCGAGGACGAGGACGACTTCTACCGCGACATCCTCGAACAGGAGCGACAGTACGCCCGCACGCAGTCGTTCTGGGACTGA